One candidate division WOR-3 bacterium genomic window, TAAAAGAGCCCATCGTTCGTGCTCGCCAATGAGCCGCCGTCTTTGACCCGGCGTTTCTTACCGCTCATCCCGACTTCGGGTATCGGTTCCAGTTCAACCCAGGTGTAGGTACCGCTAGCAACATCACAACACCACCACTCGCAGGTGTTGCCGCCTTTCAGCGCATAGATGAACCCGTTGTAAAATACCGCATCGCTGCCATCCTTGGACTTCTTGTTCTTACCGGTTTTCGTGCTGGGCAGAGGAATTCCGGGGACAGGGTTTGGTTCCCACTCCTGCGTTGTCAGGTTGAAAATCCACATCTCACTGTACTTCGCCTTATGGGCATAAATTTTGTCAACGCCGTCGTAAACGAGCCAGGAGCCCTTGTCCCATTTGGCACGCTCGCCCGCCGGTGCGTACGGGAGCGACTCCCAGCAGTTGCTGGTTGTGTTGTAGCGGAAGAACTCCTGCCGGTAGCCCTTCAGGAGGTAAACATAGTTATCGACATAAATCAGGTCCGAACCGCCCTTGACCGGCTTGCCACTGGCACCGGTCGGAACATCTCCCAGTTGCTCCCAGTTACCGGTTTCTATTGAATAGCGCCAGAACTCGCGGGTGTTGTTGCCTTTAATCGCCCAGATATAACCGGCACCGTAACAGCCATTGCCGCCGGTATAGGGCTGTTTGCCATCACCACCCGTGGGCCAGAAGTTAAGGGGCGTCCAGGTGTTGGTGTTCGGGTCATAAGAGTAAAAGTCGCTGGCGTGGTCACCGCGCGCCGCATAGAGAAGCCCGTTGTCGGGGTTGAAAACGAGGAACGCGCCGTTCTTTGCCGGACCGAGCAGAGGCGCCTTTTCGGTCCAGCCCGGTTGTTCCGGTACATAAACCTCAACCGTGCCCCGCATCGTGTCGTTGCCGGGCGTTTCATCGTTCAAAAGCAGCGTAACACACTGCGTGCTGAACTCGCCGGGTGTGATTGGGGTCCAGGGCTCAAAAAAGACCGTTGCCGCACTGTTCGGGGCAAGATTGGCTACCAGTTTGGTGTTGTAGTAAATCGTTCCGATTGTAAACCTTACCAAAAAGGTCCGGGTGCCGCTGGCAAAATTCTTCACCCTTGCCTGGGGTATCACCGGTTCGCCGGTGCGAATTCTGTCCCGTGGTGCGATGATGGCGATGACGCCGACATCAATTGGTCCGTAATGCTTGTAGTAGATTTCCGGATTGCCATCGCGCTCATCACACCAGATGATATGGACATCGTTCGGGTTGGCGCTTGTGCCACCGGTGTTGATGCACGGTGTCCCGCGATTCGAGCCATCAATACAGGTCAACTGGGTTGGCGTGCCCCAATGACCTTCCCGAAACCGGATGTTGTAGTAAATCTGCTGATAGGACGAGGTTGTCGGGCTAAAACCCTTCCAGACGGTATGGGCAATGCCGTCAGAGGAGAAGGCGATACAGGGTGCGGTCTGGCTATAACTTATCCCGCTTGACGACACGGTGTCGCCAATCAGTTGAAAGGTGTCCGAGGCATAGGTGCCGAGCCTTTCTTTATGGACAATTCGGGAGTAAGGAGCGCCCGCGCTCCAGACGATATGAAGACGATTGGTCAACGGGTTGACGGCGATAGAAGGCTGGCTATGGTTGCTGGTTATATCACCGGCGATATTCTCCCTCAATGTGTCCCAGATGCCGCCAAAACGACCCTGATAACCAATTGCACTGTAATAAGGCGGCTCTTTCTTTTGCTTTGCCCAGACAAGGTGGATGTTGTTAAAGCGGTCCGCGGCAACGCGCGGTGATGTTAATTCAAAGGGGCGGGCTTCAGATGTGATGGTGATACGCGGCTGCCAATCGGTGTCGATTTTCTCCTTGTAGGCGATGGCGGATACAGCAACCGGCACCGGCGGTGGGG contains:
- a CDS encoding T9SS type A sorting domain-containing protein, whose amino-acid sequence is MHRTFLSYLVPALIGAVFASGTFTPPDAQRIEPLRLNPDEETTARLSQRNFDEWSFTDCQWDVEVRLTNNTVSDCNEGDGQRQIAVDLCGRVHVVWVSERSPGAYSPQIYYCRYYPSTGWTLDTCLSGDIANIGYSYNPAICVDSMGDVHIVWCVEQCISPEGYFIAYKSCTPTSAGNGGWTPTTRITEDTLLWYKALPDINASPDGRLHLVYCYSYITPPPVPVAVSAIAYKEKIDTDWQPRITITSEARPFELTSPRVAADRFNNIHLVWAKQKKEPPYYSAIGYQGRFGGIWDTLRENIAGDITSNHSQPSIAVNPLTNRLHIVWSAGAPYSRIVHKERLGTYASDTFQLIGDTVSSSGISYSQTAPCIAFSSDGIAHTVWKGFSPTTSSYQQIYYNIRFREGHWGTPTQLTCIDGSNRGTPCINTGGTSANPNDVHIIWCDERDGNPEIYYKHYGPIDVGVIAIIAPRDRIRTGEPVIPQARVKNFASGTRTFLVRFTIGTIYYNTKLVANLAPNSAATVFFEPWTPITPGEFSTQCVTLLLNDETPGNDTMRGTVEVYVPEQPGWTEKAPLLGPAKNGAFLVFNPDNGLLYAARGDHASDFYSYDPNTNTWTPLNFWPTGGDGKQPYTGGNGCYGAGYIWAIKGNNTREFWRYSIETGNWEQLGDVPTGASGKPVKGGSDLIYVDNYVYLLKGYRQEFFRYNTTSNCWESLPYAPAGERAKWDKGSWLVYDGVDKIYAHKAKYSEMWIFNLTTQEWEPNPVPGIPLPSTKTGKNKKSKDGSDAVFYNGFIYALKGGNTCEWWCCDVASGTYTWVELEPIPEVGMSGKKRRVKDGGSLASTNDGLFYALKGGKSREFWRYRELGAFAPHPDKNGIMAAPSVNSSFSFRIAPNPATKGYTVLSYNLPAKMPVQITLFDITGRTVYRSTFVLSGQGTKTLALRHLARGVYLMKLKSSELFVEEKLLVP